The following coding sequences lie in one Vibrio sp. BS-M-Sm-2 genomic window:
- the rfaH gene encoding transcription/translation regulatory transformer protein RfaH — translation MKRWYLLYCKRGDQKRAQQHLENQGVECFYPQIEVEKVVRGKEKQVKEPLFPSYIFVRFDYEQGPSFTTVRSTRGVVDFIKFGARPHEVQGDLVFELKEFEKCCSIETEDCCVEFESGQVVKIQSGQFAGVEAIFDQKDGEARSIMLVKMISQVVPISIENEALQARA, via the coding sequence ATGAAACGTTGGTATTTGCTTTACTGTAAGCGTGGTGATCAAAAACGCGCTCAGCAGCACTTAGAGAATCAAGGGGTAGAGTGCTTTTACCCTCAAATAGAAGTCGAAAAGGTGGTGAGAGGGAAAGAAAAGCAGGTCAAAGAACCGCTGTTTCCGTCTTACATCTTTGTTCGCTTCGATTATGAGCAAGGTCCTAGCTTCACGACCGTTCGTTCAACACGTGGCGTTGTGGACTTTATTAAGTTCGGTGCTCGGCCGCACGAGGTCCAAGGAGACTTAGTGTTTGAGCTCAAAGAGTTCGAGAAGTGCTGCAGCATAGAAACTGAAGATTGTTGTGTTGAGTTTGAATCTGGGCAGGTAGTTAAGATTCAGAGTGGCCAGTTTGCTGGGGTTGAAGCTATTTTCGATCAGAAAGACGGTGAGGCTCGATCGATTATGCTGGTGAAAATGATCAGCCAAGTGGTTCCAATCAGTATTGAGAACGAAGCACTACAAGCTCGCGCATAA